A segment of the Sulfurovum indicum genome:
ATTTTGCTGTACTGAAAAAACTTTATCCGCTCAAAAAACTGCATTGGCAGATACAGCGTTTTGCACGGGGCGATATGAATGTCGAGATCACCTATGAACATGATGATGAGATAGGTAAGATCGCTAAAAGTTTTGATGATGCGATCAAACATATTAATCAGTTGAGCAGATCAAAGAATCTGTTTATGCGTAACTTGATGCATGAGCTCAAAACTCCTATTACCAAGGGCCGTATCATTGTTGAAATGATGGATGATGAGAGTACGAAAAAAGTATTGATCCGGGCATTTGAGCGTATGAATGAACTTATCTCCGAGTTGGCAGAGATAGAGCGTGTAACGACACAGAGTTTTGAACCGGATTTTGAATATACCATGCTTAGCGAGATTGTCAAAGAGAGTAGAGAGCTTCTGATGTCAGAGGGAAACTGTATCCATACAGAAGTGGAAGAGATGGCACTTACAACTGACAAGAAACTAATGGTACTGGTGTTAAAGAATCTTATTGATAACGGTATGAAGTACGGTAAAGACAAGTGTGTACTGGTGCGTACCCGGAACGGACTGATTGAGGTGGTCTCCAAAGGTGATCCTCTTGAACATCCGCTCTCCTACTATACAGAACCGTTCTCTCAGGCTGAAAAACGGAGTTCAGGATTTGGGTTGGGGCTTTACATTGTTGACAGTATTTTGGAGAAAATAGGCTATCGTCTGGCATATAAACA
Coding sequences within it:
- a CDS encoding ArsS family sensor histidine kinase; its protein translation is MRNLSVTTFIHILFSVAIIILIATFTLFHYWDKDRQKIAEFKRYQLISLTFLSNLKLYPSQEELNKLYEELHVEPLPPVKAEEIKQKIMKEGETIFSGGSQQLGRVRVFSIDGERYIYVQRMSYNLLLKDAVPKNFFFEIAVTLGIILIVLLLLLYFAVLKKLYPLKKLHWQIQRFARGDMNVEITYEHDDEIGKIAKSFDDAIKHINQLSRSKNLFMRNLMHELKTPITKGRIIVEMMDDESTKKVLIRAFERMNELISELAEIERVTTQSFEPDFEYTMLSEIVKESRELLMSEGNCIHTEVEEMALTTDKKLMVLVLKNLIDNGMKYGKDKCVLVRTRNGLIEVVSKGDPLEHPLSYYTEPFSQAEKRSSGFGLGLYIVDSILEKIGYRLAYKHEEGMNIFILLPEK